One part of the Amphiprion ocellaris isolate individual 3 ecotype Okinawa chromosome 24, ASM2253959v1, whole genome shotgun sequence genome encodes these proteins:
- the LOC111575478 gene encoding cyclin-T2-like produces the protein MAVHRGPSTKWLFTREQLENTPSRRCGIEADRELSYRQQAANLIQDIGQRLNVSQLIINTAIVYMHRFYMIHSFSKFHRNIISQTTLFLAAKVEEQPRKLEHVIKIAHACINPQEPALDTKSNAFQQQAQELVALETIVLQTLGFEITVDHPHTDVVRCSQLVRASKDLAQTSYFMATNSLHLTTFCLQYRPTVVACVCIHLACKWSNWEIPVSTDGKHWWEYVDRTVTLQLLDELTHEFLQILEKTPSKLKRIRNWRAIQAAKKPKTEGLTVDSAFQGTSLDSLPGVTNSFFPSTSASDSADMPTLNSIAAPYASYQPLNDQSKTCGYDQFSQAPHSDFTLVKHKPKAAGGSSSEHQQLGVNTTAFSRPQKVLTLEKYREKHAAELALQNGLKEELSTDMYAPPVLSSHHHKKRSQTHQASQPGDSRRDKASSKRPRLPASYAENGSATSEELKMRIKVSSERHGGSEQGGTLSGKDKHKEHSGHRHSKHTHSHSYSLSGNSRGTTDNASLSVRAPSSHCSDGSSSSSSRKRPHSDASNHNHHHHSSKSSRTSKGGLNSSHYSDSSQRMMDHHGHDGTNGMLTSNGQHTDYKDTFDMLDSLLSAQGMNL, from the exons ATGGCGGTGCACCGGGGACCCTCTACGAAATGGCTCTTCACCCGGGAGCAGCTGGAAAACACCCCGTCCAGGCGCTGCGGAATCGAGGCTGACCGGGAGCTCTCCTACCGGCAGCAGGCCGCCAACTTAATCCAAGACATAGGCCAGAGACTCAACGT GTCTCAACTAATAATCAACACTGCTATAGTTTATATGCATAGGTTTTATATGATCCACTCTTTCTCCAAATTCCATAGAAAT ATCATTTCTCAGACCACGTTGTTCCTGGCAGCTAAAGTTGAGGAGCAGCCCAGGAAGCTGGAGCATGTCATTAAAATAGCCCATGCCTGCATTAACCCACAAGAGCCTGCTCTAGACACTAAAAGCAAC GCATTCCAGCAGCAGGCACAAGAGCTCGTAGCTCTGGAAACAATAGTGCTGCAAACGCTGG GTTTTGAAATAACAGTTGATCATCCACACACAGATGTTGTGAGATGTTCCCAGCTAGTGCGAG CAAGCAAGGATTTGGCACAGACTTCCTATTTCATGGCTACCAACAG TTTGCACCTCACCACCTTCTGCCTGCAGTACAGGCCCACGGTTGTTGCATGTGTCTGCATCCATTTGGCCTGTAAGTGGTCCAACTGGGAGATTCCCGTGTCCACAGATGGCAAACACTGGTGGGAGTATGTGGACCGCACCGTAACGTTACAGCTGCTCGACG AGCTCACGCACGAGTTCCttcagatcctggagaagacgCCCAGCAAGCTGAAGAGGATACGAAACTGGAGA GCCATTCAAGCAGCTAAGAAGCCAAAGACAGAGGGCCTGACCGTGGACAGTGCCTTCCAGGGGACGTCCTTAGATAGCCTTCCTGGGGTTACTAACTCCTTCTTCCCCTCCACCTCAGCGTCAGACTCTGCAGACATGCCCACCCTGAACAGCATTGCAGCCCCTTACGCCTCCTACCAGCCACTGAACGACCAGTCAAAGACCTGTGGCTACGACCAGTTCTCCCAGGCTCCCCACTCAGACTTCACACTGGTCAAACACAAACCCAAAGCTGCTGGCGGGTCTAGTAGTGAACACCAGCAGCTTGGTGTGAACACCACAGCTTTTTCACGGCCACAGAAAGTCTTGACTCTGGAAAAGTACAGAGAGAAACACGCAGCCGAGCTGGCCTTGCAGAACGGCTTGAAGGAGGAGCTCAGCACAGACATGTACGCTCCTCCGGTCCTCTCCTCTCACCACCACAAGAAACGCTCTCAGACACATCAGGCCAGCCAGCCAGGTGACAGCAGGAGAGATAAAGCCAGCTCTAAAAGGCCTCGGCTCCCAGCCTCCTACGCTGAGAATGGCTCTGCCACCAGTGAGGAGCTCAAGATGCGAATCAAAGTTTCATCTGAGCGTCATGGAGGCTCGGAGCAGGGCGGAACTCTGTCTGGAAAAGACAAGCACAAAGAGCACAGTGGTCACCGCCACTCAAAACACACCCACTCGCACTCGTATTCCCTCAGTGGGAACAGCAGAGGGACAACGGACAATGCCTCCTTATCTGTACGAGCTCCCAGCAGCCACTGCAGTGACGGGAGCTCCTCCAGCTCGTCTCGTAAGAGACCTCACTCTGACGCCAGtaaccacaaccaccaccaccactcgTCCAAGAGCAGCAGAACCTCCAAAGGAGGCCTGAACTCATCTCACTACTCGGACAGCAGCCAGAGGATGATGGATCACCACGGCCATGACGGAACCAACGGCATGCTGACGTCCAACGGCCAACACACTGATTACAAAGACACTTTTGACATGCTGGACTCTTTATTAAGTGCCCAAGGAATGAACTTGTAA